The Lates calcarifer isolate ASB-BC8 linkage group LG11, TLL_Latcal_v3, whole genome shotgun sequence genomic sequence TACTCCAACATGGCGTCCAGCTGGTCGGCCAGGTCATCGAACATGCTGCCGATGTCATCCAGGATGCTAACCGTGGTCTTCTGCTCAGCCACAgagctaaacacacacacacacacacacgaagagagagagagaagcacagcatTTTACCAAATGATGGAGAACACTCCAAATTTTAATTGGAAGATCTGGGACCCTCATTTCACAGTGGTTGTTGGTGGAAAGCCAGTGGCACTGATACTGAGACTGTGGGGCTAACTGACCTGTTGGCTAGAAAGCAACATGCGTGAAATCACACCCGCGTAAATCTCCACAAAAATTCCACAACCCCCTTTATTTTTTACTTgctttttactttactttttacttttttgcgtgacttttattttacctttttcaACCAGCGGACTTGTGATCATGGTATTAATGccataataaatctttttgCCAAATGTTTTCTTGTATTCTAATCAAATGTGGAGCACCAGACACTATTTTGGTCAGACTCATTAAAAAGAGAATGGAGTGTGCAGCTGTTTCCCCGGTTACCTGGTGTTTTGGATGGAGACActggggaggaggaaggaactGACAGTCCTGTGGAGTTTCCTGAGAGAGACGTTTTAACTGGATTTTTCACGAGACAGTGTGAATGGTTTTCACAGTGTCTCCAACATGATTTTGCAGTGGAAAGTGTAGAATAATTCATCAAAACAATAAGTCTGATGTGCAGACGAGCAGAGGTTTCTGTGGTTATTTTACAACAGTCTGGTGCCTGTTGCACAAAATTAAACAGTGGATCGGCTGTGCGCTATTGTGGCTTGACAGTGTGCAACATCACTCCTGTTAAAGACCGCAGAAGGCTGTAAAGAGTCACCAGAGTAAAGAAAAGGTCTTTCAGCACAGACTATCCAGTAATGGACAGTAATGGATTACAGAGCTGATAAGGATCACTCATCACTGGTATTAATGCCATAAACCAACTTTTTGCCTGCATGATCCCACATCAGCTGGTTGaaagatgtaaaataaaagtgcaaaaCTTGAATAAAGGGGGTTCTGTGATTTCAGGAGGTTTACATGGGTGTGATTTCACAGAATTAAGTGACTAAAATACTATGGAAAAATGAGCAGTTGACGCTCTCTGAGCAGGTGGGCGGCAGGCAATGTAAAATACTCATTCTTGGCACCAAAATTGCAGTGCACCACGTCACCACATCCTCTTTTGTGCGTCTCCTCCCACTGAGGTGCACAGTGAACCACCATGATAACACTACTGGTGCAGTCAAGAAAATTACCCCAGTGCACTGCAAGAAAATACCAGGTCACCAGAGTGCCACTGCATGTGCCAGCGCAGACACAGAGCCCTCGGTCTTGTTAAAAGTAACTTATGATATTTCTCTGTTattagtgttgtttttcatgtctcGACCTTTGCATTAGTTTAGCATGTGtatatgagagtgtgtgtgctccttACTCCTCCTGCCGCAGTATCTTATCCTCCACAGCCCGCAGAGCCGCGGCCAGCGATGCACTTGTCTCCTCGAGTTTCTGATGCACCAAAGAATCCACACTGAAGTCTGGTGTTGTTGTAGCAGGTGGAGCCGTCACCCCACCTCCAACCATCCCGCTGTCCACCGACACACCCCCGATGGAGGATCGAGGTGGCTTGACGGGCGGTGGGGTCGGGCTGGGAGTGGCGGGAGTCTGGGGCGTCTGTGGTGTGGTGGGTGTCTGCGGGGTGTGGGGGCTCTGGGCAGACGGGCTCGGTGGCTTGGCATTTGGCGGGCTGGGAGTGTTGGAAGGGGGGAAAGAGGGCGGTGAGCTGGTCTGTCGGGCCACCGCAGAGTGCTGTTTTACCGGGGCAGGGGCCGGGGTTGGGGAAGGGGGACTGGTCATGGAGTGGATGAGCTTGGCCGGTTTGGGTGCTGTGGGCGGTGGCACTGGTTTGGGTGAGACTGGTGGAGGTATCTTCTTTCCTTCcactacagagagagaaaaacaaaaacaaggctgAGTTACTGACTGGCTAAAGCACTTCTGTTCCACAGCTCCGGGCTCCCAGGGGCCTTAAAGGCCAAGGATTACTGTGTATCATTTTCTAGTCTATATCAAGTAAAGATGTGACAAAGGCTTCAGAGAtcatacaaacagaaactgtgcCAGACGTACAAGCAGGGGGGGTGGAACAAATAATTCTGTAAGTTCTACCATGAAACTGAGACTAAAGAGCAAAGTGTGGCTCTTATAAAGTTgtaaattgttgttgttatagCCTCATAACATAAAATAGCAGTAATGTGTTTGCAGGGATTTACTGTGATAGGGCTGATCCATAATAATCAATATTCAGTAATCAGTAATGATTCAATCATTTCCTCAGATGGAATTTATGGATCGGATTGTGAGTGTGGTCACCGTTTTTCCAACTTGACTGGACAGCACATTGACAAATTAGTTCTATTTATATCTCAAGCTCAACTGGTACTTCTGTTACTTTTTGTGAGTGTAGCCAAAAGTAACACCACAAAATCTTTTGTTGTCCAGTGTGGTCAGATGATGAGTTGTATGTACAAACAAGTTTGTTTAGAGCACACTGACACCTTGGCAGACTCAGGCAACTTAAAGGCATCAGTATGCTTCAAGTTTCTCAAACAACCTCTGAAACCCCCTCCTCCAAACCTTTCTGACTTTGGAACTGAGGGCCTGGATatctttttttaactgacaactcaatcatttaaataattcatcacCTGTCATTATGAGGCCTTCCAATCAGGACAGCTATGAACACAGGATATTGATTTTACTACAGAGTGCCTGCATTTTTCAGATTATGACCTCCATTTTCAACCATAtccgacacaaacacacagtcatagTCTGTGAGTACCTGGGCTTCCTGGTGTTCCAGGACCTGGCAACGGGACTCTTTTGTTGGAGGAAGGCTGTGGGGGGGTCTGTGGGCCTCCTTGTCTCTTTATCTGCCCCACCACAGGCTTAGGGGAGACTGGCGGCTTTGGTTTCCTTTGTGGACCTCCTTCATTGACCACTGGAGCTCCTTGATCCACACTGTCCCTGCGAGGAGCAGCAGTCACTTGCGGCTGAGGTTGTTGTTGGGGTAGAGGTTGTGGCTGCTCCGTCACTCCTGCATCAGACACCGGGCGGCGTTTCATGGTGGCAGTGCCATTCTGATAGGGTACTGGTTGCGTGGTGTTTGGTGGCCCAGTTGCCACAGGCTCTCCATTAGCTGTGGCCATGTCTGCATAGCCCTCAGGCTCCTTGTCGCGGCTCTTGGGCCGCCGTTTGACAGTGGATGATTCCTGGAGGGTGAAGTCGGAGCCATTGGGGTGGGGCTTGGAGCTGCGGGGCCGTCGCTTCAAGGTTGCTGTGGCCTCAACATTGGAGATGTCTTCCTGGGGGTAACCACCATCTCCCTGGGGACCCTCGCCGTCAccctgcagacaaacacaaaatacacactaACGGAAAATTCATACATTCGTGACAAGGGGTCATTTTTGcacaaacagtcaaaaacatTGATAAAGATATATGGATAACATAAATAAGGCATACAGAACACAGAAGCTTCACTATGGATTTGTACTACATTAgctcacatttcattttagcacattacattacatagatagatagatagataggtagatagatagGCAGATAGATAGACAAACATATATATAGATAGCTAcctgtccttctccttctcctcgaCCCTGGCGGCGGATTGTCAAGCTCCCCTCCTCCGCAAATGGCAGGTTCTctgatgagctgctgctgcctcccGAGCTGGGGTGGGGGGACGACggagggtggggggaggaggaatTTACAGTGGGAGGGGAGGTTTCAGGTTGGACGGAGGGAGATGGGAGAGCAGAGGGAGTTGGCTGGTTCCGCCTGGCAGCTGCCACCAGCTCTGTGACAGGGCCACTAATGGTCCGCCGTCGGTTCACCACTTCACCGTCCAGACCAATGGCATCCCGTGTTTTCCCCACCTGGTAAACATACGATCATGTCATTGGTTAAGTCAATTGGTTAAGTATTGGGAAGTATGTATACTTGACACTTCAAAGAGgaagacatacagtacagataCTTCTACAATGATTTATGAAATGTTCTCAATACCTGCAAGAAATTCTTCTGCAGTGCCATGCCTTTGGCTCCACCCCCTATAGAAGACATTTCCAACATGGCAGCGATGCTCCTGACGCTACCCATGCTGCTCGtctccacagcagctgtttccaCGGACACCCCGAGGTCGCTGGCCCGCCGCTGTTGGTGGTAAGGCACGTCCAGCATCCCCCCTGTGGTAGTAtgtgtttgctgcagtgtgttggCATCTGTCAGGTTGGAGTTGGAACTGGAGATGGCAGAGCTGGAACGTTTGGGCGGTGGCGGGGGCGGGCCTTTTTTCTTCTGACGCAGCGCAAAGGACTGCGTTTGGTTGCGGTTAGCGTTCTTTTCCTGGTTGCGGACGGAGTGGCTGCGGCTGACGCGGTGGGTCACTGTGGCGTATTTACCTCCCTCCCCTCTGACGACAGCTGAGCTCTGATTTCCTACTACCTCTGCTTCTCCTTCTccgcctccacctcctcctcctgctttttcATCACATTCGCCATCGGACACGGCATATCGGTTGAGGCTGTGAGCGCGTTTCTTCTGGAGCGCCGAGGGCTCTGCTCCTTCTCCCTCAGCAAGTTCAACCTCTggggggaggcagaggagagggacCTGTGGTTGTTGGCTCTCCCTGACCTCCatcatctgtgtctgtgagtggTGCTGACTGTGTGCCTGGTTCTGTGGCTGGACtagaggctgctgctgctgctgctgaggctgaggctgctgctgaggctgaggctgaggctgaggttgAGGCTGGATACATGGAGCCCCGCGGTGGGTTGGAGACTGAGGTGGGTGTGAGCGCGGTGACTGAGGTCTCTCCCCCTGGATGAACTGGGGGGACGGCTTGGGTTTGGCCTGCGGGGAAGGTGCGCTCTGggcagaggaagtggaggaggaagacgaggtTCTAGTCTTGGTAGGAGTGTGAGGGGGCGTGTAGGGTGGAGCAGGCTGTGAATGGGAGTGGGAGTGACGGTGTTTGCCTTGAGAGGAGACACTGCCTCTGTGGGAGGAGGTGCTTCCctggctgctctgctgcctcATAGTCCGCGCCTCCTTCTTAGGTGGCCCAGTacctcctcccccacctcctgtCATCACCTCATCATGATCTTTGCTCAGGCTGCGTGTTCGTTGAGCTTTGACCTCCTGACCTGGTTGAGTCATGGCACTCTGTAGCTCAGTGCTCAACTCGCTGTCCTGGAAGGTGCTCATCTTTGGAGACAtgacctctgaggagaaaaagaatgTCAAATTAATATGACGATAAGGTGACATGTCTGACCACTGCAAAATCTCATTAGATAAGGCAGTATACAGTAgatctgatttaaaaaagttGGTCATTATCAATTTATCATCTGTTGGCTTACCGTCTGGAGGTGGGCTGTCCACTGACAtgacttcctgctgctgtgtgattgGTGGGGGCTTCTTTCGGAGGGAGCCCCGCCCATCTGAACCACGCTGCATTTCTGCCAGTCGCTTCACTGCCAGCATCAGCTTCTTTTGGTGACCTAAAACATCAACAGATTGGAATTACCGGTCTCATTAAATCTCAaaaatttgaagaaataaaTTAGAGGacaacaaattatttttaatatcattttcaatttaaaaaatcagattttagtTTAGCTATTTTATTAGAtcataattaataaataataacaataattgcATAAATAGATAACATTTTCAGAACCTTAATATTCCTGTATTTTGCACTTAATCCTTTATCTATTCCCTATTTTCCCCACATAACATTTCCTTTTCACAATCAGCAATCATAGATAGCTAACTGAAGCATGACTAAACACCAACTTTTTCAGCTAGCTACCCAACTAAAGCTAATTTTCATCATAAATGACATCATCCAGTGCACGAAATGTTAACGTGATATACTGTGTCCTGCTGTACTAtcactgtattcattttcttaACACTTAACAACTAACTACTAACAAAGTTAGCGAGCTAACACTACTTAGTCCACCATAGCATTGTATTCATACTTCATACATCATTTTTGACCTGTCTGATCACCTTTCATTTATATCAGTGTCGGGGCTCCATATACATGCGTCTCTCAGTAATTTGTTAAGAGGAAGGGGAAGGGGCAGCTGTTTCCTCATGAATtttcatacatatacatttttgCTGCAGAAAACACTGTAGAGTTGATGTCAGATTCCAATACTTGGAGTAGATTCTCCAGGAAGTGACATCTGTTTCCCCATCGATTTATGTTTCCCCTTCCCTTAACCTAAAGCTTACCCTCACCTTACCCCTAACCAGTTATCTCTGCTTACATCTAGGAATATAATGTTTACTATAGCAGCAGCTCAATTAGATGGCAGAGACATAAAGGAGGACTCTACTGTAGCACAAATCACTGTCCATTGAGCTGAAGCTTGACTGCAGTAGACTCTAATGCTTCGAACAGTATACTGTAACTCTCAAAGTGCTCTAACTGTAAaaaatgcattaatgtgtaTAAAGTATGAAACAAACTGTCTGACTTACCCAGTTTGGTGATGCCGATTTCTTGCAGGTCCTCCCAAGTGATGTCAGTGATAAAGTCGATGTTCTCATAACCGTTCTGCACTAACACCTGGTGGTACTGGCTTAGACCAATGGCAGATAACCATTCTCCTAGATTGGCCTACAGGAACACCAGAAACATGACTGCTCACCAGGctagctaaagctaaagctggTAACTTTAGACTAACAAGCAGGGCAGCCAACTAACACATCTGGCATTTTTTGCTGAACCAATAGAATTATGATGTACACCGTATCACACTGTGTCACTATACCAGGCAAGCATCTACAATACTTGGTCATtaaagcagagtgtgtgtgcatgtatgtctTGAGTTTTACTCACAGGTTTCTGATCAGGTAGCCACTCTGAGACATTTAGCTTGTTAATCTCTgatgtcattttctttctgtgaccTGGTTTAGTTATCCCAATAGCTGTCAGatcctatacacacacaaacaaacagattacacacacataagatACAGTAGTGGAAGGTGTAGGTTTTCCACCACAAAGTGCATTAAAATCTACAATAATccagcagtctctctctctctctctcacacacacacacaggaaaacttgcaacacaaagaaatgaGACGGCATGACATCTAATGAAAGCTTTTGTCAGGTGAggagaaaagagcagaaatgtaaatgtctcaaaattataagaaaaagcagaaaagcaaGGAAAGCAAAAGCAAATGTCCATAGTGAAAAGGAAGCACCCCAAGAAATCAGTCAGCTAAATTCTCCATAATTTCACTTAGATCCAGCTCTTagttttatacttttatatTACACTTCTTCATATATATTGAAACTAAGAGAATTATAAATTATAGAGTGCACATTAAGAACtgtaattaatgaaaaatacagtgaatCATCCCGTCAATGTTTgttgagttttgtttgtgtaattcaGTGGTAGTTGTGGTggacacacaagaacacacattTCCAGACATAAATTAACATTCAATAAtcatcacacatgcacacacacacgtgcgcgcgcacacacacacacacacgcacatggaAGAATAATTCATAAATTCTATACAGATGTgacaaaacatacagtaataGGGGCAAAGATTTTATGACGTCTCTAATAACAAAGCTCTTTTTAAGTCAGCCCAGCTCTGAACCCTTCAGCATGCACAACTATGACTGCAgtgagtgtatatatataaataatttatatatgCTATAAATTATTTGTATGTAGGTGAGCGTGGCAGAGAGCATCAAGTCTAGTTCCTTGGaacaggcagcagcagtgtttgggggtggggggggggacagaGGGTTGCATGGACAGATTTTTACATCAACTTTATGTTCACAGGctttatttttgaatgtgtttaGCACTGGACCCTGTACACTGGCAGCTCAAAATGGAAGTGAGAGTACATGGATAGAGATGTAGAGTTAAAAGGCAAGCAACAATTATATGATGCATTACggcagtttgtttattttattgtctttttgttgtcgttgttttttccattttatgttagTGTAGAACGTATTATTAATCCTTAAATTTTTAGTGTGATttgattttctattttttgacTTTGGAAATTCCAGCTGATTTCTGTACAGTATGAACTGCTTACTATTGTTGTATAGGCTGATGCAAAATAACAATGTGAACAAATATTCGATATTTATTTGAAAGGGTACTCcagtatttaaacatttttgttaagctgcaaaacaccaaaaaacatcctgtattTCCTGTGAAGCGACTCAGGATCATTTTTCAAAACCTAACCCATGATCATCATGAGAGTTATTTTCTTAGACTTTGGAAAACTGAAGgcattttaaaactgttttaacaggttgaaaaaatattgtaatataCACTAATACTCCTCTTGGTAAGTGAACTGAACTTCATGAAATTGttggagtgcccctttaagaCTTACTGTCAGAGGGTAAAATGATTAACTtaatacagaaataataaagaaatttggtaaagagcttttttttttgcttttcatgaaACAGATGAGCATTGTTTTGAGTTTTCCTTTGGCAGTTGTCCTTTTACTTAAAGCTACATTAAGTTGTTTTTGGAGGACTTACCAAGACTAGCAGTAACAGGAACATTCTCAGTTAAATACAATCAGCTTATGTATTTGTTATGGGTGACATTTTGCAAACATAGTCCGACTTACACACCCAGcatacacagagcaacattagcatccATTTCGAGTCATATTTCTTTCTTGCCTTCAGATATAACTCAAATAGtatcatttttatgttgtggGGTCAGTGAGAGCCATGAGACTCAACTGGCCACTGTATGTGCAGGTTGGAGAAACAAAATGGTTTGCTAAAATCTGAGTAGAGGTGTAGAGATGGGTGTTGTTAATGGGACTGATAAGTGACCTTTTCACAGTGGACTGTAGGGTATAGGACTGccacttttaattaaaaattctaacatttatttgcatgtcagaaaatcaaaatgtaatgtCTATGAGCACTGCGTTTAGGCCCAGTTATccttatattattatatattttgaatttaCTTGTTAGgattttttctttacattgaaatattaaaactgtatttaaaactGCATAAATAGCATAAGCATTGCAATAACATTTTAGTCAATTTTAATGGGCAGTTTTGAGACTGCCTCAGACTGTAGTGCAGTGATGACACTTACAAGGATACCAGGGGTCAGAGAGAGATGCTGGTCAATACCAGGTCATGGGTGAGAGGTGAAACACTGAATCAGGCAGGTTTGGCAGGAGGCAGGGAAGGACTAGTTGAGACCAGTTTGGTCGAGTGGTTAAATTGTGCTCATTCAGAATTTTTCAAGGAAATGATATACATGCATCTTGAAAACATCAAGGACAGCACAAATCAAAGTCGTGCAGACTCGTTTCCATTGTGGTCCTTGGAGGTGCCTGTGACCTCTCTGGGGTTCAGGGAGTCAGGGTTCAGTTGCCTTACCTCTGGGGTCATTCGGCTAATGGTGGGCAAGTCATACCCAGCGCCCAGGAAGTTTGGAGCGTAGACCTGCAGCTGAAAGTCACTCAGCCATTGGACAACGGCCTCTGAGCTCtaagggagagaaaacagggGGCATGCGGTCACTGGTTCCGTGTCTACTTCTTCAACAGCCACTTTTCCTCAGCAGGGCCAAGTATTGCCAAACAGAGGCCATAATATAATTACTATAGCAAGGGACTTTTCCCTGgattttgtgtctgtcagtaTATCCTTTCAATATATTCTGATGTCACAAATACATTTAGGGATGATTATAACTGTAACATCTGGCCCCTGACAAGGTCAACAAATTAGCCTCTGTTAGCCCTGCTTGGCCCTGTAGTGAAAACCAGGCTTAAGTTAGGAAGGAGAAAAGCCCTGCCTCAAGTATCTAGTATGCTCCAGCAAGAGCTGCAGATTAGCAACAGCAGGCTAATCTGCATTTGACGCTTAACAGCTGGAAAGGAGACAAAATAGGATTTATGTTTGAGGAGAGAGGCCAGAAAATGCTTCAGTGTAGTGGAGACCACGCTAAAAAAACTGACTGTAGAAGCAGACACACTCATTGTCACATACTTCCCCACAACAAATATCCTTCCTCAAATATGCTAACACTTTAGAATAGCTCAGTTCGATTTTAGTTTTTAGCTACTCTTAGCTTCTTTTAGCTAATTATCTCTAAGttgatttcatcatttttgactGAGGCTCAGTCTTAAAAATGTGCTTGAGATATGTTCAGTGCTAAGCTGTTTCAACCTAAATGTACACAGTTTTTAAGTTCAATTGtagatttttaataaaatgcGTTGCACCACACAAAACAGATCTTATCTAGAGATCTGGCTTTTTACATTCACTAACTTCCAGGTGTAACTGTTGCGTAGCTAACTGAACCAACTGACAAAGTTAACATTAGCTTGCTATTACCAGCTATTGAGGAGTAAAAGAGGAATCATTAAATATATATGACCtgacacaaaaaataatcaggtgagttttaaaattacatttcaccaaaacaacacaatataGTTCAAATAACCAATAATAGCAAACAATTCAAGTACACCATTAACTCTCCTTTTAGCAATGTTTTgggtctctaccaactccttTATAGTTggtaaatgctccactgtgttcaccagctaatcACTTTGTCTTCATAAACAGTAAGCTGAAACTTTCTATAAATTTCCataaagctgaggggaactgcagattGCAGATTCAAAAGACAATTTTCTGCAGGCTCATTGTTACACTTTGATATTATCACAATTCTCAAATTCTCTGTTTATAAATCatcattataaaaaatatagttTATAACTGTTTCACATAATTTTTGAAGTCCTCAGACTATTATTTTTGGCAGTTATGCTACAGATTTGTGACACCAGTTCCCTGTTCACATAGATATCCAACCAGGATACATTACCTGGTGTTTATTAAGACATTCAAGTTTTATTGGTGCATCCCAGTATAATAAATCATTAGT encodes the following:
- the caskin1 gene encoding caskin-1 isoform X7, whose protein sequence is MRPLHYAAWQGKAEPMKMLLKSGSSVNGQSDEGQIPLHLSAQHGHYDVSEMLLQHQSNPCIVDNAGKTPLDLACEFGRVGVVQLLLSSNMCAALLEPKKGDTTDPNGTSPLHLAAKNGHIDIIRLLIQAGIDINRQTKAGTALHEAALCGKTEAVRLLLDSGINATVRNTYSQTALDIVYQFTATQASREIKQLLRDASAALQVRALKDYCNNYDLTSLNIKAGDVITVLEQHPDGRWKGCIHDNRTGNDRVGYFPSTMVEVISKRTGLASTVICTQQFQKIPLVPPATVAPANAVVNGNDTTFHQIHILPPPPPPPPHSHQPLLPLFTSFGYNRSPVTTPQGDTPTAPGCRGSEASPHSSPTPSSGPHGGSNEEIWVLRKPVAGGDRSSVGSSGSVTSVRSSGSGQSAGSAAHILHAQAEGVKLLATVLSQSAKAKEHLLEQSKSVDQPAAGSASSSRTSSQSGCPLHEAPPYDATATRKGEVPGEGKSSEAVVQWLSDFQLQVYAPNFLGAGYDLPTISRMTPEDLTAIGITKPGHRKKMTSEINKLNVSEWLPDQKPANLGEWLSAIGLSQYHQVLVQNGYENIDFITDITWEDLQEIGITKLGHQKKLMLAVKRLAEMQRGSDGRGSLRKKPPPITQQQEVMSVDSPPPDEVMSPKMSTFQDSELSTELQSAMTQPGQEVKAQRTRSLSKDHDEVMTGGGGGGTGPPKKEARTMRQQSSQGSTSSHRGSVSSQGKHRHSHSHSQPAPPYTPPHTPTKTRTSSSSSTSSAQSAPSPQAKPKPSPQFIQGERPQSPRSHPPQSPTHRGAPCIQPQPQPQPQPQQQPQPQQQQQQPLVQPQNQAHSQHHSQTQMMEVRESQQPQVPLLCLPPEVELAEGEGAEPSALQKKRAHSLNRYAVSDGECDEKAGGGGGGGEGEAEVVGNQSSAVVRGEGGKYATVTHRVSRSHSVRNQEKNANRNQTQSFALRQKKKGPPPPPPKRSSSAISSSNSNLTDANTLQQTHTTTGGMLDVPYHQQRRASDLGVSVETAAVETSSMGSVRSIAAMLEMSSIGGGAKGMALQKNFLQVGKTRDAIGLDGEVVNRRRTISGPVTELVAAARRNQPTPSALPSPSVQPETSPPTVNSSSPHPPSSPHPSSGGSSSSSENLPFAEEGSLTIRRQGRGEGEGQCVFCVCLQGDGEGPQGDGGYPQEDISNVEATATLKRRPRSSKPHPNGSDFTLQESSTVKRRPKSRDKEPEGYADMATANGEPVATGPPNTTQPVPYQNGTATMKRRPVSDAGVTEQPQPLPQQQPQPQVTAAPRRDSVDQGAPVVNEGGPQRKPKPPVSPKPVVGQIKRQGGPQTPPQPSSNKRVPLPGPGTPGSPVEGKKIPPPVSPKPVPPPTAPKPAKLIHSMTSPPSPTPAPAPVKQHSAVARQTSSPPSFPPSNTPSPPNAKPPSPSAQSPHTPQTPTTPQTPQTPATPSPTPPPVKPPRSSIGGVSVDSGMVGGGVTAPPATTTPDFSVDSLVHQKLEETSASLAAALRAVEDKILRQEDSVAEQKTTVSILDDIGSMFDDLADQLDAMLE